A stretch of Patescibacteria group bacterium DNA encodes these proteins:
- a CDS encoding ATP cone domain-containing protein — translation MYIIKASGEKEKYQPQKIVRTILRAGANKNLAREVIQKIEPFVYEGMSTKEILKLVRKFLSQKEKTVAAKYNLKKAIMQLGPTGFNFEKLVERILQKEGYQTSTPLVTQGRCAQHEIDVIAKKENSIYDIECKYRNARGIYVGLQTALYVWARHQDLVGGSQNKKCPKFTQPWLWCNTRFSSQVIQYGGCAKMKLTGWDYPAKESLRDLLEKNKFYPITVLTSLSQKDKANLFKNNIILIQDLLNQDLKKIQVKTKIDLNKLKNWIDQSKKILNLK, via the coding sequence ATGTATATCATTAAAGCTTCAGGCGAAAAAGAAAAATATCAGCCTCAAAAAATTGTGAGGACAATTTTACGTGCTGGTGCAAATAAAAATTTAGCTCGAGAAGTTATCCAAAAAATAGAACCTTTTGTGTATGAAGGTATGTCGACTAAAGAAATTTTAAAATTAGTGCGTAAATTTTTAAGCCAAAAAGAAAAAACGGTTGCAGCCAAGTATAATTTAAAAAAAGCGATTATGCAACTTGGCCCCACTGGTTTTAATTTTGAAAAATTAGTTGAAAGAATTTTACAAAAAGAAGGTTATCAAACCTCGACGCCACTTGTCACACAGGGAAGATGCGCTCAACACGAAATAGATGTGATAGCTAAAAAAGAAAATTCAATTTATGATATTGAATGTAAATATCGCAATGCGCGTGGAATTTATGTTGGATTACAAACAGCCTTATATGTTTGGGCACGTCATCAAGATTTGGTGGGGGGCTCTCAAAATAAAAAATGTCCTAAATTTACTCAACCTTGGTTATGGTGCAATACGCGTTTTTCTAGTCAGGTTATTCAATATGGCGGTTGTGCTAAAATGAAGTTAACTGGTTGGGATTATCCAGCAAAAGAAAGTTTGCGTGATTTGTTAGAAAAAAACAAATTTTATCCCATTACGGTTTTAACTTCTTTATCACAAAAAGATAAGGCAAATTTATTTAAAAATAATATAATTTTAATTCAAGATTTGTTAAACCAAGATTTAAAAAAAATTCAAG